In Candidatus Nezhaarchaeales archaeon, one DNA window encodes the following:
- the lysW/argW gene encoding alpha-aminoadipate/glutamate carrier protein LysW/ArgW has protein sequence MIDRVGSINVPVKGVIGSTPMTAPEPKPRCTECDAEIPMPNDVLPGEVLSCPDCGQEYEVGIIEGRVRLKPAEKLREDWGE, from the coding sequence ATGATTGACCGTGTAGGTTCGATAAACGTACCCGTTAAAGGCGTTATTGGGAGCACGCCGATGACGGCTCCCGAACCGAAGCCTAGATGTACTGAGTGTGATGCTGAAATCCCGATGCCTAACGACGTACTACCCGGGGAGGTTTTAAGCTGCCCTGATTGCGGTCAAGAGTACGAAGTAGGTATTATTGAGGGTAGGGTAAGGCTTAAGCCAGCTGAAAAGCTAAGGGAGGATTGGGGAGAGTAG
- a CDS encoding 4Fe-4S binding protein produces the protein MVKIVVDESLCKGCGICVDLCPAKVLELSKDISVKGVHLPIPTRSDRCTKCLLCVMYCPDFAITVGG, from the coding sequence TTGGTTAAAATAGTCGTAGATGAAAGCCTCTGTAAGGGTTGCGGTATATGCGTAGATTTATGCCCAGCGAAGGTATTGGAGCTTTCAAAGGATATAAGCGTTAAGGGCGTACATCTCCCAATACCTACCCGTAGCGATCGATGTACGAAGTGTCTCCTATGCGTTATGTACTGCCCCGACTTCGCTATCACCGTGGGAGGTTAA
- the lysX gene encoding lysine biosynthesis protein LysX: MKLAMVIDRIRVEEKMLYQAARARGLNLSMVDSKDLSFNLIGQSLPEELKEVDVFIDRCVSHFRALHVSAILEAKGKTVINPYACAAICGNKLLTTLTLNRAGIPTPKTVVAFTREAALRAIEEYGYPVILKPVVGSWGRLVSLVKDRETAEAILEHREHLFPLYQVFYIQEYVKRPPRDIRCFVVGDQVVAAIYRYAPSWDWRTNTARGGKALNCPVTDEIRELGLRAAKAVGGVFLGVDMMEGPEGLLVHEVNSVVEFRNSVPATGVDIPGLAVEYIAKTAKS, translated from the coding sequence TTGAAGCTGGCCATGGTGATTGATCGGATACGCGTCGAGGAGAAGATGCTTTACCAAGCTGCGCGTGCTAGAGGCTTAAACCTATCCATGGTCGATTCGAAGGACCTTAGCTTCAACCTCATAGGCCAAAGCCTACCCGAGGAGCTTAAGGAGGTGGACGTCTTCATAGATAGGTGTGTAAGCCATTTTAGAGCTTTGCATGTATCGGCGATCCTTGAGGCTAAGGGGAAAACCGTTATAAATCCTTACGCTTGCGCGGCTATATGCGGTAATAAGCTTCTAACCACCCTAACCCTTAACCGGGCCGGGATACCTACGCCTAAAACCGTTGTAGCCTTTACTAGGGAGGCAGCCCTAAGAGCTATTGAGGAATACGGCTACCCGGTTATACTTAAACCCGTAGTCGGAAGTTGGGGTAGGCTAGTATCGCTAGTTAAGGATAGGGAGACGGCGGAGGCTATACTTGAGCATAGGGAGCATCTCTTCCCGCTTTACCAAGTATTCTACATACAGGAGTACGTTAAACGGCCCCCGCGCGACATTAGGTGCTTCGTGGTTGGCGACCAGGTCGTAGCGGCCATCTACAGGTACGCCCCCTCCTGGGATTGGAGGACGAACACGGCTCGAGGAGGTAAAGCCTTAAACTGCCCCGTAACCGATGAAATACGCGAACTGGGGTTAAGGGCTGCTAAGGCCGTGGGCGGCGTATTCCTAGGGGTTGACATGATGGAAGGCCCCGAAGGCCTACTGGTTCACGAGGTTAACAGCGTCGTGGAGTTTAGGAACAGCGTACCAGCAACAGGCGTAGACATACCGGGGTTAGCCGTGGAGTACATAGCTAAAACGGCGAAGTCTTAA
- a CDS encoding SLC13 family permease, with protein sequence MLEPLVLVLFLVTVGLMIWGPIERAIIGGVGVTVMVLIGAITPREAFEFVDWNILAILVGLWIVSSYLVKAKMPEALISLVLKRVKSLKAIIFALIFSAGMVTMFVDNVLVVLLFCPIMLTICKTAKIDPLLPTVMTGLAANFMGVGLLLGDITPQMLHTIAGLEFTDFVFFKGKPSSFFVLLSTFLIVLAIYFKRLVKLEEKGDLQQLLAPVVKGSNESRGLLKVSVLLFIAILVLMSLRKAIGVPLGAIAFSGALVTACVVELLTKAGKLRGAPSFADVLSGLEWRAVLYYAFLFILVGGVGKAGYIKAIADTLQPFLAKIQVGLPLLYWVSACVASIVQFDAYNLVMFKSLKDLSLVANYNVWPYYWSVAWATTLASEATIVSAPALYVTWTLIEKEGYKVTTKAFHSITVKFALITLLVNFALTFLLFAL encoded by the coding sequence TTGCTTGAACCATTGGTACTGGTGCTCTTCCTGGTTACCGTGGGCCTCATGATATGGGGCCCTATCGAGCGCGCCATCATCGGGGGGGTAGGCGTTACGGTCATGGTGCTCATCGGGGCAATAACCCCCCGTGAAGCCTTCGAGTTCGTCGACTGGAACATCCTCGCGATCTTGGTGGGCCTCTGGATCGTGAGCTCCTACCTAGTGAAAGCGAAAATGCCCGAGGCCCTAATCTCCCTGGTCCTTAAGCGCGTAAAGTCGTTGAAGGCCATAATCTTCGCCCTTATATTCAGCGCGGGGATGGTAACCATGTTCGTAGATAACGTGCTGGTAGTACTACTCTTCTGCCCCATCATGCTAACCATCTGCAAAACCGCGAAAATCGACCCCTTACTACCAACCGTTATGACCGGCCTCGCGGCGAACTTCATGGGCGTAGGCCTTCTACTGGGGGATATAACGCCGCAAATGCTCCACACCATAGCTGGGCTGGAGTTCACGGACTTCGTCTTCTTTAAAGGTAAGCCGAGTTCCTTTTTCGTACTGCTTTCAACCTTCTTAATAGTGTTGGCGATTTACTTCAAGAGGCTCGTGAAGCTTGAAGAGAAAGGGGATCTTCAACAGCTCCTCGCACCCGTCGTTAAGGGCTCGAACGAGAGTAGGGGGCTGTTAAAGGTATCAGTGCTTCTCTTCATAGCCATACTCGTGCTAATGAGCCTTAGAAAAGCCATCGGGGTCCCCCTCGGAGCCATAGCGTTCTCAGGAGCCCTCGTTACCGCCTGCGTTGTAGAGCTCTTAACCAAAGCGGGAAAGCTACGGGGGGCTCCATCCTTCGCCGACGTACTATCGGGGTTGGAGTGGCGAGCAGTACTCTACTACGCGTTCCTCTTCATACTCGTTGGAGGCGTGGGAAAAGCGGGCTACATTAAGGCTATAGCGGATACCCTTCAACCCTTCCTAGCAAAAATTCAAGTAGGCCTCCCCCTCCTCTACTGGGTTTCAGCCTGCGTAGCGTCAATAGTGCAATTCGACGCCTACAACCTAGTAATGTTCAAGTCCTTAAAGGACCTCTCCCTAGTAGCCAACTACAACGTATGGCCCTACTACTGGTCCGTTGCGTGGGCTACCACCCTAGCCAGCGAGGCAACCATAGTAAGCGCGCCAGCCCTCTACGTAACCTGGACCCTTATAGAGAAGGAAGGGTACAAGGTTACGACGAAGGCTTTTCACTCCATAACCGTTAAGTTCGCCTTAATCACCCTACTAGTCAACTTCGCATTAACCTTCCTGCTCTTCGCCTTGTAA